The Caloenas nicobarica isolate bCalNic1 chromosome 25, bCalNic1.hap1, whole genome shotgun sequence region CCAGTGCCCGTCTCTGTGAGCGAGCAGAGTTGTAGGTACAAAATGTTCTGTGCCAGAGAATTGCCCCCAGCCTgtggtttctccccagctgtccccaacCTGTTCATGCTGGAAACAGTGGATTCTGTGAAACTGGCAGACAGAGTCAACAGCTCGTGGCAGAAAAAAGGGTCATCTCAGAGGCTGAAGGTCATGGTGCAAGTGAACACGAGCGGAGAAGACAGTAAGTGGCTTTTTCTGATGATATGCAGATTCATCCTGCTGACTTGACAGGAACAACCTGAACAAGAGGGGTTGGTTTGTGCTCTTTAAGCGTTTCTCTAAGCTGGGGTGAGTGCAGGGAGGTCTCCGGCAGAGCTTGGCACAAATCTCCCTGTTTTTTGCCAGGTAAGCACGGCCTTCCTCCCGCAGACACCGTGGCTGCTGTGGAGCATGTCATCAACAAGTGTCCGAGCCTGGAATTCGTGGGGCTGATGACGATCGGCAGCATCGGGCATGACCTCAGCAAGGGTCCAAATCCTGACTTCCAGGTAAgattttccagaagaaaacGGAAAAATCCTCTGGTCCTGCATGCAGAGGAGGTTTCGGTCAGCCTTCCTCTGTACCGTGGGCATGGGGCTACACCAGGCAGAGGAACTGGGTCTGTGTTCCTCCTCTGTCATGCTGGTGTCACAGCTGGATATCTTCGGAAGATGCGTAGACTTGTAAGGAAGTGTGTTGTCAGTAGCACAGCCTGTAACAGGAAATCTCCGGGTGCCAATGCGGTGCTGCAGAGTAAGCTTTGGTGGGAAGTGTGGGGATTTCTTGTTCAGTGTGAAGGAGACTTCAAGGAAAAGCAGGAATCATGACCTGTGAAACCCTGAAGCTGAGCCAGCGTGGCTGTCGGGGGCGTGATCCTCTCGTCTTCCGTCCTCCCTTCTAgatgctgctgtccctgcggcAGGAGGTGTGTGAAAAGCTGAATCTCCCCGTGGAGAAGGTGGAGCTGAGCATGGGCATGTCCACGGACTTCCAGCACGCGGTGAGTCTGGGTTCCTTCTGCCGCTGGGAACCAAACGTACCAGCACCAGCAGTGGGTACCCCAAATTCCAGCCCAGACATCGTCCACATGGGCCTCGTGGGGCTCCCCTTGGATACTGATGGTGctgttctgtgaaaaacagCTCTCCTGGGCCAGGGGTAGAGTTTTGGGGATCAAAGAGAGCcgagctggagctgcagatggCGAAAATGTGGGGAACCGTCCTTCTGCCATGTGGGGAGTGGCTCAGCTCCTCCTCTCTGTCTCTTCGCAGATAGAGGTTGGATCCACCAACGTCAGGATTGGAAGCACGATTTTTGGAGAGCGAGATTATTCAAACAAAGCTGCGAGTGGCAAGGCCCCTGCTGAAACTAAAGGCAAAACAGAGACCATGACAGCGCAGGGGCATTAGATTGAAAAAAATGTGGCCTTGCCAGAGGACGGCTGATGGGAGACCTCACTATGCATCCTTACCTTCCTCCGTGTCCGCACCGCATCGGGATGCTGAGAGGAAATTCCTCATGACAGAACAGAGGCCAGAAATGCCTCATAGTTTATTGTGATTATAGAGTATCCCTAGAAACTGGAAATTTTTATAACCAACAAATGGTAAGAAAATTTGTGGTTGAAAGAGACTGTAGTATCCTGGCTCCTTCAGGGTCATTTAGAACAGTGACTTGGATAATGAAGCTGAAGAGGATGGGGTTGCTAATGAGCAAGATTTATCTGGAGCAGTGTTGGTGATTATGTTCTTGCCGAGGACTAAATTCTTCATTAAACAAGTTATAATATTACCAGAGACCTATAAATGTTTCCCCAAATAAAAGGTTTGCACAGAGGGGGTCACTAGTGAGAGATGCTGACACGGGAACTGTGACAGGGATGTGCTGTGACACCGGAGAGACTCCATCGTTCGAACGGAGGACGGACAAGCCCAGGAGGATGGACCAGGAGCACAGTTGCCAGTGTTTTGGGTGCAGGTCGCACGTGGGGGAGTGACTTTGGGGCTGGAGTCGGTATTTGTTCTTTTCAGGCTGACACCACCAACTTTTCCCGTTGGTTCTGTGTCTGCTCAGGTCTTCTGGGATGTTTTCAacttcccccttcccctcttGTGAAATGGTGTCAGGAGTTATTTTCATTCTACGTAGTAGTTCTTGACGCCATAAGTTCTTTTTGGTCAGAATGGGGCTTTTCCGCAGGGTCCTCGTTCCACCAccagcttgctgctgcttcccaaggCCGGTCACTTGAGCGTGTGGTGCCTCCACCGTCCCGTCTCTATCCGCGTGAGGATAAATACAACAATACTTGCCCGTCtcgcagggcagcagcagggtttGCCAGAGGCCCTTCGGGAAAAGTACTTCAGAAAGTGAGGTGATGTTATTCCACCGTGTTCTAGGTTCCTGAAAAACCCCGGTGTCCCCTGGCAGAGCTTCTCTAATATCGTAAGCACCGGCACAGCCCTCGCTTCTCCTGGAGGACACAACGGGACGCGCTCACTGCGGTACCGTTTCCTCAGCTGTGAGCAGAAGCTCCTGCGTTATGGCATGTGCTGTTTGGCCAGTGGTAGCTACGGCAAGTTCCCTGTAACCTGcattataaacacatttttgggcttttttgtgctgctgagaGGAGGAGACGGGTTGCCAGCAGAAACATCCTTCCCAGGCTTTTCTCTGTGTGCGTGTGGTTCAGTCTCGCTGTTGGTTTTATTCTCTGGCTGTAAACTCTGAATGTAAATGAAGAGTCAACGCAAACACCGACCTGTCATAGCTACGTGGTGTAGATGCGACGTGCAGGCTGGGCCGCCCTCCCTGGCGCTCCGCCATGTGCGGTTCCGTAGTCTATTCATAAAAAGTGGTGAATTTTAATACCATCTGTGCCAACTATAAAGCTATtaaagatgttatttttatgttccAGCGTTGTGAATAAGCGCCCTGAGTTGTCACTGAAGGTATTTCCTGAACCGGGAGCTGCTGTTGAGCGAGACttgggagggaggagggtgGTTTGAAAGGTGCTGAAATGGAGGTGGCAGAAAGAGTGAAGCTTTCTGAGGTCAGAAGGGAAATAAACCCCACGGTTACCTGGAGTGGGCTGTTTCTGGAGGAGCCCTCTGGGCGGCACTGCTCCCCCACGCCGGCACCGCGGCTCCTCGCCCGCTTCTGCGCAGGTACGGAGCAATAATGAGtcaaaaataactgtatttccCACCTGATGGTTGGATCGAGTCCCTCCTTCCACCTCTCCCGGTACTTCAGCATCGTGCACTGACCGTGGATCCTCATCTTTGGGGGTTTCACAgtgtttgttttacagaagaGCAGGGTGGACTCAACCTTACACCGCCTGGCGTTATGGCTCACCTACcctcttgcttttcctctcccagGCATTTTGTGGTTATTTTCTGAGCTGAAACAAGTCGCTTGCCAAGCTGAAGGAAGCAGTAACTGGTGTAAACTGGGAGGTGAGTGTGCGCGGGTGGCTGTAGGGCAACACGAGGCTTGATCaggcccccctgccctgcagctccgtGTTGGCACAGCGATATTTATTTAACACACAAGAGCATGTGGTCTCACAGTTTTCTGATCCGCCTGCTAAAACACTCAGGGCTCTGGTGGTGGCCTCCTGCGTGGCAGAGCCCAGTGTGTCCTGGTGGAGCTGGCGAGCTGTGGCACAGGGGGTGCTCTGGGCTGGGGGACCCTCCGAGCTGCAGGCTGTGATAAGGCGCAGCAGAGAACAGCACGAGCTTCTGCCCCCTTGCTCCGCAGCTGTTTTCTCTCACCCATCCCGCTTCCAACTGGGTTTTCTCTTTTGACCACGTTGTCCCCGAGCGCTTTGCCGCGCTCATCCTGTGCTCGAGCCTCCCGGAGCAGCGGGCAGTGCCCTCTGTGAgctgctccccccagcccggggcaCGGTGCGTGGCTGCGGTGTTGGTGACGCCGGACACCTGtccgggggacacggggtgcaGACCACCTACTCCTTCGGCAGAGGTCACCCAGCAGATGGGAGCTGTTGGTCACTGGAGTGGAGCCAAGGAGCGGGAGATGAAAGGCTCCCCGGCCCCTTAATGAACCGCTCCCCGCTCCAGCACCACGGCCCCCTGCACCACAAGCTTTATTTACATCTATTAAAAGCACTTGGCGGGTTGATGGAAGCAGCGGGGCTCTGGCTGCCCGCTTGGGGGGCAATGTCACTGTCAATATTTACCTTGGAGGAACGCGTCCCGCAGACGAAAGCTCGTTCTGTGGCCACGGGGACGACTCCTCCCTCATGAGTTGCAGCCCGATGGCGCAGGCGCCGTCACCTCCAGGACCAAAGGCACAGCCCCGGGTTTCCCAGCGGTCCCCTGAGGTGCCACTCGTCTTCACGCTGTCCCCTGGGTGGGGGCTGGCCGGGCTGACCCCCCGGAGCTGTGCCGGTGCATGGAGCAGGACTTGACAAGGAGAAAAACTCTTCCTGGGGCCTTGGGGAGCATCTGGCACAGACTCGGCTGCCtctaaaaggaataaaacagtTGGTGATGCCATATGGGGTGATGTGGTGCTGCTTCTTCTGTCCTGGCTCCCAGGAAGACGGGCTGGCTGTCTCTGGCCATCCTCATCCTCGGGAAGCGCCAGCATCGGAGCAGCAGCCTCTCCCGTTACAGGCTCTCGCTGAAACTGTTGAGCTCCACAGGGTCCGATGCCCGTTGGGTGAGAGTCCAGGCACCGCTCACTCCCCTTCCTCTGCAAAGCTTGATTTATCTTTTATCAGGCAATACCCTTTGTGTTACAAAACGCCTGGAGCTGCGCTCGGCCTCCCCGCCAGATCCCGCACAGGCTGGGGTGCGGTGCCAGCAGCAGATGTGCAGGGAGGCAGCGGGGGCCGAGCCCAGCTCTGCTACGTGAAAGCATCTGCTCCAGATGTGCGGCACCCAGAGCCGCAGCCAGGCCCGGCCCCAGTGCCCAGCGTCATGTTTGCTCAGTTTGCATGAGAAAATCAAGCGATTTGGGTCCGTTCCCTGCTCTGCCTCGGGCTCCTGCTGCCGCCGGGGATGCCGCGGGCAGGTGAGATCCCGGGGCGGCCGGAGCCGCTGGGCCCTGCGGCAGAACCCGCTGCAGCCCTTCAAAGTGGAAGATGTGTTTATTTCTGGGATATCGGGTTTCCGGCAGGAAGGCCAGCAACTGCCAAGGTTTTTATTGGATCCCAGTGAAAGGGATTTAGAGTCCTGTGCTTGTTGTCCTTCCCTGTGCCTGCAGTGGCTGAGGAGCGTTTTTACCTTGGAAAGGGAGTGAGGGGCGCGGGGATTTGGCAGCCGGCACCGGCATGTCCGTGGCGATGGAGTTTCAAATAGGTTGTCTCGTTGTCTCccgggcaggaggcagcaggaggggtCGGGGCTGGGAGAGCGTGGAGAGGAGCTTGGAAGTACTTGAAAGAACTTGAAGTCCATTGGGCTCGAAGCATGTGGGAAGTGTTGTTTGAGCTTCGTTCGTCATAGCAGGGCTGGGGCCAGGTATTTCACATTTGTTACTAGTTTGGACAAAGTTTTGACTGTTCTTAGAAGTAATTTTATAGGAGATTGAAATTCTGAAGACCACGTACAGTGGTTTGATCGCTTCAACGTGTTGTGGAGACAGCTCCAGAGCTCAGGTTGCCCTtgggtgctgccagcactgaccaacatcctccatggCCCAAGATCGGTGCCCAGTCCCGTTCCTGTCTGAGGCTCTTGGGTCAATGCCGGGGTTTCCCAGGGCGCGTTCCAGCCCGGCTGCAGAGCCGCTGTCCCGAGCAAGGCGAAGAacagggacagcagctgtggtttgggttggggtCAGAGCTTCACGCAATAGGAACAGGAGTGTGAGCATCTCCCTGGCTCTTCCTACAGAGGAGAAACAAAACGGGATAAGGATTTCTTAATTCAGGGCTTGGTGCAGCGAAAGGAGGTGCCCgagccctgtgctctgcagtgATTTCCCTGTTTGGTGCTgggtttgctgtgctgtgagtGCCTGTTGTCTAAATCAGACACCAGACAAGCCATCTCTTCCCTCCCGGGGAGAGCAGCGGGCTCGTCTTCTCCAGAAGGAGGGAAGCCCCCTCGTGCTTTCTGCAGCGTTTAAAGTGGGAGGCACAGCTCACCGCGTTATTTCTTGGGAGGGCTTTCATGCTCTGCAGATGCTCGCAGGATCTCGGAGCGGATACTGGACACGAGCAGTTTCCTGTTGCTCTTCCAGCTTCAGCTGCAGGATCTGGGACCAGCATCCTGCAGCGCCGAGCATGGGAGGGTCAGTTCTGCAGTGGAAATTTTGCTCTgtgcaaaaaaggaaaaaagaaaaagaaaaaaaagggaggtggggagagaagATGATGTGGGTACAAtgttggtgtttggtttttcaCTGCccgggctgggcagagctggagaaatgAGGTGAGCGCTGGCGAAGCGGCTAACGAGCTGTGCGGGAACAGGGCTGCTTATGCTCCCAAACAAAAGCGCATGTGGAAACAGCTGGGGAGTGTGTGCTGATGAGTATCTCCTCTTTCCAACGCCCACAGCCACAGCAAGTTGTATTTATTTGGAGAAAGGAGtaaatttcttttcccctccaggaACTATTGGTCCTGGAGAGAAACCGCATTCCCAGTCGCCTCTTGCCGTCCTTCCGTGACCCTCTTCCTCCGCTCCCTGGCACGGGGTCCTGGAGACTTCATTGCCAGCGTTTGATCCCTTTTGATTTGAAGCTGCAGTGAGCCGTGGCCTCGGAGAAGCCGAGTCCTGGGGGAGAGAGGGCCGGGGGCAGCTTAAGAGGCAGCAGGGATGTGGGAGTGGGGAAcgggaagaaaaatattgaacttAGAGCGAAAACCAGTGAAGCAAACAGGGAAGGCGAGAAGGGAAGAGTGTtaactgcagagcagaggcCGGGAGGGGACAGAGCGGCGCAACCATGAAGTGAACCCTGTGAGTTTGCGCAGGGGGGTCCCGGCAGGCGCTGGGAAGCTGCGGAGCCCCCACCTGCAGGAGCCCTGGTGGGGTCCCGTGTGCCGCCACCCTGGGCACAGCACCCTGTGCTTGTCACCGCCGGGATGCCGCAGCGAGGTGTCACATCGCGGCCCGTATAGACCGTGCAGGACTCCAGCCCTCCCCGCCGATGCCCAGCGCTCCAGCTCGGGACTGTGgggctggagcttctgccctTCGGGTGGGCTTTTGGTCCCGTGGGACCCCACGGAGCTCCGCGGGGGCTCCAGCTCTCTCCCACGCAGGCTCCGGCTCCCCAGGACGGCTCCGAACGCCAGCCCCGGCCCGCGGGGGCTCCATCGCTGCCCCGCGCCGGCTCCGGACCCGGGGAGGGGGAGCCGAGCTGATGCCCTCGGCGGGGCCgtggccggggcggggcggggcgggccgggggagGCGCCAGGGCCggcggcggagcgcggcggagcgggggaggcggcgccgccggagccgccccggggagcggggcggcggcgggcgcggagccGGAGCCCGGAGCCCGTGGCCCGCGGCCGGGGCCatgcggcgggcggcggcgctggtgctgctggcggCGGCGCTGAGCGGGGGGGGAGCGGCGCGGAGCTGCCCCGCACAGAGCCTGGGCTGCAAGTGCGGGACCGAGCGGCCCAAAgcccccggcggccccgccgcgccccgccggaGGGTGGTCTGCAGCGGCGGGGGGCTCCCGGCGCCGCCCGAGCCGCGCCTGCTGCCCGACGGCACCGCCACGCTGTGAGTACCGCGTCCGGCTAtccccccggcaccccccggCCGCAGGCATCGCGGCCCCGGGCATCGCCCTCCCTCCGCCCCGCGTCCCCGAGAGGAGCGAGCGCCCGCGCGTGGGTCGCGCCGAGCGCCCTCCGTGCCCCCGCATTCCCCCGCGCCGGCGGGGACCGGGGCCGGGCAGGTGCTGGCGGGGACAAGAGAGACGATGGGGATGAAGTCCCCCCGTGCCGGGGAGCGCCGCGCCaactgtgactttttttccacttattttttcacttaattAGTGAATCTGTACCAAGGAAAGCGTCGCTCGGTTGTGCGTTAACTGCGTGTAAATGGCATCACGGCGGGGCGGGATAACGGGACGGACCCGCTGTCCccccggcgcggcggccgcCCGGGTTTGAAGCTTGGACAGGAGCTGGAAATCCAGGAAACGGCTCCTCCGCGCTTCCCTCCACTGCCTTCGCTGTCTGAGCGCTGGGGGAGGATGTTTTTGTTTGAAAGCCACGGCTcttgctgaaaatatttgctcaaAAGAGATTAGGGGCAGTaagtgggtttggggtttgtgcGACGGGTCCAAAGCTGCcgtttttttcctaaaagccTCCCCTGTCCTGGCTACTGGGGAGGGCTGGGTTCGCGCTGGCAGCTGGCgtgcctgctccctgcagcagcgAATTGCAGGGTTTATTTATAACTCCAGAGGAGACGTTTGAATTAAAATCTGGTTtggagggcagggctggcagcgcCGTTGCTGGAGGGAATGTCGCGTTCACCCAGTGCTGTCCCACAAGTGTGGCCGTGCCTGCGAGCATGCCCATGGCCTCGGCCCCCCGCCTTCTGCTcctgggtgggttttttggatGCTGTAGAGCTGGTCTGGGGGCTGCCGCACTTCTCGTCCCATCCGCTCTCGTGCTTGAACTGGCTTGGTCACATCGCTGCTCATGCGACCGAATCGCTGATATTTCTAAGCACCTCTTGGTTTCCATGTGCCGTTGGCTGCAAAGGGGCTTCGTTTCGGAGTGACgatgtttgttttgtgaaaacagGGTGGCTGCAAAGGGGACCCAGCTGATGCCACTGTCCCCCATGTTGAGTGCGGCCATGAGACGTGCCTGTGCGTAGGTGCCATTGGCAGGGGCTGAAGCACAATGGCTGTAATGAAAGTGTAAATCATCCCAGAGCAACAACACAGAGTTTGTCCTGAGCTTCCCCTCGGTGCAGGACACTGGGAGGCTGCAGGCCAGGGAGAGCTCTGGGCTTGCGCTCTCCTTCGGGTGGCTTTGCTCTTCGTTTCTTTCCTCCCATGGCTTTTTCTTACACGTCAGCTCCTTGCAAATATCTGCAGGGACTTCTGAGTCCTTCACCAATTTGTATTTGGGAAAAGCGCCTGATTAGTTGCCTGCTCTGGTGCTTTCTCCAGCCTGGGCGAGTGTGACCGCGATGCTGAGCGGGAGCCTTGCCTCGCTGCAGCCCCGTGCTGGCCAAGTGGCCACGGTGGGACGTGCCTGATGGGAATGGGGGTTTGGAGCTGTCTGTGCCGGGTTGGCTCCCTCCAAGGGGCCAGGATGACTGTGCAGAAGCGTTTAGGGCATTACACGATCCCACTAAAACGTGACATGAAACCTACAGGCGTAGGCAGGAACCTACAAATATGCGGTGACCCTGGGCTCTGCTCTCGTGCAGTAAACATGATTTATTCTAAACCCTTTCCAGATGGAACAATCAAAACCAGAGGCTCCGGCTTTGGGAGTgtctcctggagctgctggggtgcgggcagggagctGAGGAGGCAGCGGGGCCCGGGCACGTGGCAAGGGCTGCACGTGCCTATGGGGACAccctgctggggacagccaAATTTGGAGCCCTGCGGGTGTTACAGGTCTGAGCAGGGCTCCTGCTCAtgccccagggatgctctggtcCTCTCTGTGCTCTGGGGATGCTCCGGTCCCCTCTGtgccccagggatgctcagcatcAGCATTGCCCTGGTCGCAGGAAACGTGGCGTGTGTTTTGTGCAGGATaacactgaaaagcagagcCCTGCTCCGGTCTTTGTCCGGCCTGGAAGCAGGCACGTGTGTCAGCGGTGATGAGCAGCTGGCGCTGTGCACAGCACGAGGCTCTTCCCAGCGGCTGCTGTTCCAgtcagggctggggacacacgggTGGCCCAAGGAGGTCGGGTGGCCGGAGGTGTCTGCCACCCTGCTGGTCCCTCTCCCTGGCTCTTATTTGGGTTTTTCCCACACTCTCGGTTTACTTCTTTATTTATCTTTAATTATTAGGCCGGCGCTGAGGAATCCAGGGCTGCCTccatggcagctgctgcttatTTACCCCCCGCACCTGAGGAATGCTCACTGGCATCGCAGCCAGCGgatgggcagagcaggggatggggatgagggaTGCTCGCGGCCCTGAGGACCTGTCCTGCAGCCAGCGCCGGGCTCGGCCacggtgtccccgtgtccctgggGCTGTAGTGGCTTCCCACCACGAGTCGTCTGCCGAGCGGAGCTGCAGCGGCTTTTCCCTTGGCCCCTCCAGGGACCGCTGCTCCAGGAGGGAGCAAAGCGGGGCCGAGGCAGCGCCCGCAGATGTGGAGCTGAAAGGATGATGTGGGGAACAGAAGCACAGGGAGCCAGCGTGGGGACACGTGTGGGGGCTGGCGAGCGGGATGGCGCTCCCAGGGGTGCGATATCCCCGTGCAACGCCCGCAGATGTTGCAAGGCGTGTGCTTGCTGGCACCTGCCCTGTTTTATACCTGGAGGTTAATTCTTGCCCCCAGCACATCgtggggaggaaggggatggGTGCCCGCCCTATGGATCGCATTGTCACCCCTCGGTGACTGGCAGGCCCGCGCAGCTCGCTGGCTGCGGCTCTCAGCAGAGCCTGCACCGACACAGCCCGGGGCACAGCGCTTTGCCCAGGACCGCCATCTCCCCGTGGTTTGGGGCTGGGGCTTTGGCACCTCTTGGGGACATCCCTCCAGCACACTGCGAGGTGCCAGGGCTCTGCACACGTGTATTAACTAGGCTTTAATTCCCTCCCCCTCCAGCTGACCCCTTTGCTAATCGCCTAATGGAAAAAGCACCGTAGCCCTAACGAGGCGCAGATCGCCGCCGGCCGCTCCAGCCCCGCTGTCACACGGGCAGGAGCCCAAACCTCTTCCAGATGTGGAATCCCAGCACAGGCCTCATTTATGTGCACAGCTTGATTGCACTGAAATTACAGATTGTCTGCAGGGAATAGAGGGCTTTGACTTATGACCAATTTCCAGTTCTACTTGAACTCCTCTCTCCGAGGCCAGTTTGTCCTGTGCCCTGCAGATCATGTCTTTCTCAAacctttttcagcttttttgtatttattggGCTGTGGCTTCAACAGGTTTGGTTTTCCCGGGGGCTGTGGGTCATGGTGCTGCCTGGTGCATCCCAGCTCTGGAGGTTTCGCCCACTCTCCGGGGCTGATTTTTCCTGTGCTAACAAAAGCCGAGGGCTGGAACAATAATTTTCACCATCCGAAATAGCCCGGTGTGACGCAGGGCTGGAGGCAACGCCCCGGGCACGTTGTGGCGAGGGGAAGAGCCCCCG contains the following coding sequences:
- the PLPBP gene encoding pyridoxal phosphate homeostasis protein isoform X1; its protein translation is MWRAGMAAGDGVAAALRAVTEQVQQAAARRPQGLPAVQPRLVAVSKTKPAEMVLDAYSHGQRSFGENYVQELLEKASDSRILSSCPEIKWHFIGHLQKNNVNKLIAVPNLFMLETVDSVKLADRVNSSWQKKGSSQRLKVMVQVNTSGEDSKHGLPPADTVAAVEHVINKCPSLEFVGLMTIGSIGHDLSKGPNPDFQMLLSLRQEVCEKLNLPVEKVELSMGMSTDFQHAIEVGSTNVRIGSTIFGERDYSNKAASGKAPAETKGKTETMTAQGH
- the PLPBP gene encoding pyridoxal phosphate homeostasis protein isoform X2, whose protein sequence is MWRAGMAAGDGVAAALRAVTEQVQQAAARRPQGLPAVQPRLVAVSKTKPAEMVLDAYSHGQRSFGENYVQELLEKASDSRILSSCPEIKWHFIGHLQKNNVNKLIAVPNLFMLETVDSVKLADRVNSSWQKKGSSQRLKVMVQVNTSGEDSKHGLPPADTVAAVEHVINKCPSLEFVGLMTIGSIGHDLSKGPNPDFQMLLSLRQEVCEKLNLPVEKVELSMGMSTDFQHARLDPPTSGLEARFLESEIIQTKLRVARPLLKLKAKQRP